One genomic window of Tatumella citrea includes the following:
- a CDS encoding TonB-dependent receptor: protein MKKITNDSNVLRRAGWQKAIGGGLLAACLLPVMAQAVADDGNTQTANDFSEIFTKGKVSGSIRSLYYSTHNAYFVSKYNQDTVSYGGFLKYETAPYDGFNLGVSGLFVRGIDHGSAEQTVSELGDNQTNIGEAWLQWKGDDFRITGGNQQLDLPFLGSYDWRITPIIYQAVDMQYGQGEDFLRATKVFRYKPWGSDTQGRYTAYDTTDKTPGMWSLGAGHHLDVGSTHLNGAAWYESYRDYTNIFYTEGHASWNNVAMTPDFGVQYIRGTGNGKDLAGPVNSQSIGWQLSLNLTPQLNWKLGYDYLANNANSYQYALVTPYAHNASSGPYFAQPFFTSTQDLGNGNAWSTSLNYNYNQNLTVGTRYTWMDLTPPAASGSLRQSEYLVYGVWNFDGVLKGLSLNDFLGVQTSPLYKKDFWQNRVTLQYDF from the coding sequence ATGAAAAAAATAACTAATGATAGCAATGTACTACGCCGTGCCGGCTGGCAAAAGGCGATTGGTGGTGGATTACTGGCTGCCTGCCTGTTACCAGTGATGGCTCAGGCCGTCGCCGATGATGGCAACACACAGACTGCTAACGATTTCAGTGAAATTTTCACCAAAGGTAAAGTCAGCGGTAGTATCCGTTCGCTCTACTATTCCACGCATAATGCCTATTTTGTCTCTAAGTACAACCAGGATACCGTCAGCTACGGGGGGTTCCTGAAATATGAAACTGCGCCTTATGACGGCTTTAACCTGGGCGTCAGTGGTTTGTTTGTCCGTGGCATTGATCACGGCAGTGCTGAACAAACCGTGAGCGAGCTGGGTGATAACCAGACGAATATCGGTGAGGCCTGGTTACAGTGGAAAGGTGATGATTTCCGCATTACTGGCGGTAACCAACAGCTGGATTTACCTTTCCTTGGCAGCTATGACTGGCGTATTACTCCTATTATTTACCAGGCCGTGGATATGCAGTATGGCCAGGGTGAAGATTTCCTGCGCGCAACTAAAGTTTTCCGCTACAAGCCGTGGGGCAGCGATACTCAGGGCCGCTATACCGCCTATGACACTACCGATAAAACCCCGGGCATGTGGTCACTGGGCGCCGGACATCACCTGGATGTCGGCAGCACTCATCTGAATGGGGCAGCCTGGTACGAAAGCTATCGTGACTACACCAATATTTTCTATACCGAAGGTCACGCCAGCTGGAATAACGTCGCCATGACCCCTGATTTTGGGGTGCAGTATATTCGTGGTACGGGTAACGGCAAAGATCTGGCCGGACCGGTCAACAGCCAAAGCATCGGCTGGCAGTTATCTCTGAATCTGACACCGCAACTGAACTGGAAACTCGGTTATGACTACCTGGCGAATAACGCCAACAGTTATCAGTACGCGCTGGTCACTCCGTACGCACACAACGCGTCATCCGGCCCTTACTTTGCACAACCGTTCTTCACCAGTACTCAGGATTTGGGAAATGGCAACGCATGGTCAACCAGCCTGAACTATAACTACAACCAGAATCTGACCGTCGGTACCCGTTATACCTGGATGGATCTGACTCCTCCGGCTGCTTCCGGTAGCCTGCGTCAGTCAGAATATCTGGTCTATGGCGTCTGGAACTTTGATGGCGTGCTGAAAGGGCTGAGCCTGAACGACTTCCTTGGGGTGCAGACCTCTCCGCTGTACAAAAAAGATTTCTGGCAGAACCGCGTAACTCTGCAATACGATTTCTAA
- the copC gene encoding copper homeostasis periplasmic binding protein CopC yields the protein MSFSAKQTVIALSLLGSALLSQQALAHAHLTSAEPAQQSEVSVAPDHLTLHFSEDLEVAFTGITLSHDGTQVATGKASVEDTSKSTLIVPVTHPLSQGKYQVDWHALSVDGHKTKGSYTFSVK from the coding sequence ATGTCTTTTTCAGCAAAACAGACCGTTATAGCGTTATCTTTACTCGGCAGTGCCTTACTCAGTCAGCAGGCTCTGGCCCATGCTCATCTGACGTCTGCCGAACCGGCACAACAGAGCGAAGTTTCGGTTGCACCTGACCATTTAACGCTGCACTTTTCTGAAGATTTAGAAGTGGCTTTCACTGGTATCACCCTGTCACACGACGGTACTCAGGTCGCTACCGGTAAAGCCAGTGTGGAAGATACCTCAAAAAGCACCCTGATTGTGCCGGTGACTCATCCACTGAGCCAGGGGAAGTATCAGGTTGACTGGCACGCACTGTCTGTCGATGGCCATAAAACCAAAGGCAGCTATACCTTTAGTGTGAAGTAA
- a CDS encoding cupin domain-containing protein — translation MANTEKKTAQNAPSGNSASLPGLGGRLKHARLVAELTLKQVAVQAGCSESLISKLEHDAASPSLAMLHRLARALNTNISDLTAETWEQEEPVQTASKRSRTRFVKRNKGGGIELERLTPSRKGMLLQGNIHIIAPDTRSDGLIEHQGEEMGYVLKGSIELILGDKSYSLSAGDSFHFPSHIPHGYHNHGDEEAQVLWVNTPVTF, via the coding sequence ATGGCTAATACTGAAAAAAAAACCGCGCAGAATGCACCTTCAGGAAATTCCGCCAGCCTGCCAGGGCTGGGAGGCCGGCTTAAACATGCCCGGCTGGTTGCAGAGCTGACACTCAAACAAGTCGCAGTACAGGCTGGTTGTTCTGAAAGCCTGATTTCCAAACTCGAACACGATGCCGCTTCACCATCGCTGGCGATGCTTCACCGCCTGGCACGCGCCCTCAATACCAATATTTCAGATCTGACTGCCGAAACCTGGGAACAGGAAGAACCGGTGCAGACAGCATCAAAACGTTCCCGGACCCGGTTTGTTAAACGCAATAAAGGTGGAGGTATTGAGCTGGAACGGCTGACGCCTTCCCGTAAAGGAATGTTATTACAGGGGAATATTCATATTATTGCCCCCGATACCCGCAGTGACGGGCTGATTGAACATCAGGGTGAAGAGATGGGCTATGTATTAAAAGGGAGTATTGAACTGATTCTGGGTGACAAAAGCTATTCGCTGTCTGCCGGGGATTCATTCCATTTTCCCAGCCACATCCCTCACGGCTATCATAACCACGGGGATGAAGAAGCTCAGGTGCTCTGGGTGAATACCCCGGTCACTTTCTGA
- a CDS encoding DUF2946 domain-containing protein: MSFLIRLSHAKLPAVIAILAILMLFIAPEISRSLQDSSPQSPAGISASSEMAMPGMSMPAHMTMEKHSTTHSVPSVDPMSGMDDIACGYCVMLLHMPVLLAMMVFLCWFSLLIRRAPPVRRHCALPVRLFTGYLQPRGPPSCI, from the coding sequence TTGTCATTTCTTATCCGGTTATCACACGCTAAACTTCCAGCAGTTATTGCCATCCTGGCAATACTGATGTTGTTTATCGCCCCGGAAATATCCCGTTCATTACAAGATTCATCCCCGCAATCCCCGGCCGGTATCTCTGCATCTTCTGAGATGGCCATGCCCGGCATGTCGATGCCCGCGCATATGACAATGGAAAAGCACAGCACTACCCACTCTGTTCCGTCTGTTGACCCGATGTCAGGCATGGATGATATTGCCTGTGGTTACTGCGTGATGCTGCTGCATATGCCGGTATTGCTGGCAATGATGGTATTCCTGTGCTGGTTCAGTTTACTGATACGCAGGGCACCCCCTGTCAGGCGGCACTGTGCCCTGCCGGTTCGCTTATTCACCGGCTACCTGCAACCCCGTGGGCCTCCTTCCTGTATCTGA
- a CDS encoding 8-oxoguanine deaminase — MSEQHPVSGTSGRRIWIKQPLACFTATDQQAGGGLVITGNTISEVLATGQQPSQPCDEVFDAREHVVLPGLVNTHHHFYQTLTRAWGPVVSEPLFPWLQQLYPVWAKLTPEALALATEVAMAELLLSGCTTTSDHHYLFPQGMEDAIDIEAEVVSRMGMRAMLTRGSMSLGQASGGLPPEHTVQTAEDILADSERLIKRYHQRGDGAQIQIALAPCSPFSVTTDIMRASAEMAEALDVRLHTHLAETLDEEEFCLKRFGLRTVDYLDSVGWLSHRTWLAHGIHFNQQEIERLGAAGCAICHCPVSNMRLASGICRTLELEQAGAIISLGVDGSASNDASNMMYEARQTLYLQRLRYGARDITPELILRWATLGGAKALGRSDIGLLAVGKQADISLYRLDDLRFSGSHDPLAALLLCGAEQADRVMIGGKWRVTDGSIVGLDTEALIARHRQAAKQLVMA; from the coding sequence ATGTCTGAACAGCACCCGGTTTCCGGAACTTCCGGGCGCAGGATTTGGATTAAACAGCCACTGGCCTGTTTTACTGCCACCGACCAACAGGCCGGCGGCGGCCTGGTCATCACCGGCAATACCATTAGCGAAGTACTGGCTACGGGACAGCAGCCCTCACAGCCCTGTGACGAAGTATTTGATGCGCGTGAGCATGTGGTTCTACCAGGGTTAGTAAATACTCACCATCATTTTTATCAGACTCTGACGCGGGCCTGGGGCCCGGTAGTGAGTGAGCCGCTGTTTCCCTGGTTACAACAGTTATACCCGGTATGGGCAAAACTGACGCCAGAGGCACTGGCCCTCGCAACCGAAGTGGCTATGGCGGAACTATTACTTTCGGGCTGTACCACCACCAGCGATCACCATTATCTGTTCCCTCAGGGGATGGAAGATGCCATTGATATTGAAGCTGAGGTGGTCAGTCGGATGGGCATGCGGGCGATGCTGACCCGGGGCTCAATGAGTCTTGGTCAGGCCTCCGGCGGCCTGCCTCCTGAGCATACGGTTCAGACCGCAGAAGACATTCTGGCTGACAGCGAGCGTCTGATTAAACGTTATCATCAGCGTGGTGACGGTGCACAAATTCAGATTGCCTTAGCACCATGCTCTCCTTTTTCGGTTACCACTGATATCATGCGCGCCAGCGCAGAAATGGCTGAAGCTCTGGATGTCCGTTTGCATACCCATCTGGCCGAAACGCTTGATGAAGAAGAGTTTTGTCTGAAACGTTTCGGTTTGCGTACCGTCGATTATCTGGATTCAGTGGGCTGGTTAAGTCACCGCACCTGGCTTGCACACGGAATTCACTTTAATCAGCAGGAAATTGAACGTCTGGGAGCAGCCGGCTGCGCGATATGCCATTGTCCGGTCTCTAATATGCGTCTCGCCTCAGGGATCTGCAGAACGCTGGAACTGGAACAGGCTGGCGCAATAATCAGCCTGGGCGTTGATGGCTCTGCCTCAAACGATGCTTCCAACATGATGTATGAAGCCCGGCAGACGCTGTACCTGCAGCGTTTACGTTACGGTGCCAGGGACATTACCCCGGAGCTGATCCTGCGCTGGGCGACCCTGGGGGGAGCAAAAGCACTGGGACGCAGCGATATAGGACTGTTGGCGGTGGGTAAACAGGCCGATATATCCCTGTACCGGCTGGATGATTTGCGATTCAGCGGCAGTCACGACCCTCTGGCAGCCTTGCTGCTGTGCGGGGCGGAACAGGCTGATCGTGTGATGATTGGCGGCAAATGGCGGGTCACCGACGGCAGTATTGTCGGGCTGGATACCGAAGCGCTGATTGCCCGTCATCGTCAGGCGGCAAAGCAACTGGTTATGGCATAA
- a CDS encoding arabinose ABC transporter substrate-binding protein, protein MRKYTQLLAALGLAAVMSHSALAENLKLGFLVKQPEEPWFQTEWAFADKAGKDMGFDVIKIAVPDGEKTLNAIDSLAASGAKGFVICTPDPKLGAAIMAKARSYDIKVIAVDDQFVNAKGQPMTTVPLVMMAATKIGERQGQELYKEMQKRQWDAKDTAVMVITADELDTARRRTTGSMDALKAAGFPAAQIYQIPTKSNDIPGALDAGNSLLVQHPQVKHWLIVGMNDNTVLGGVRATEGQGFKAADVIGIGINGVDAVSELSKSKATGFYGSLLPSPDIHGYKSSQMLYNWVTKGQQPAAFTEVTDVVLITRDNFKQELKKKGLM, encoded by the coding sequence ATGCGTAAATATACCCAACTGTTAGCTGCGCTTGGCCTGGCCGCTGTGATGTCCCATTCGGCGTTGGCAGAGAACCTGAAACTGGGTTTTCTGGTCAAACAACCGGAAGAACCCTGGTTTCAGACCGAATGGGCATTTGCTGATAAAGCCGGTAAAGATATGGGCTTTGATGTCATAAAAATTGCGGTGCCCGACGGAGAAAAGACTCTGAATGCTATTGATAGTCTGGCCGCCAGTGGCGCCAAAGGCTTTGTCATCTGTACTCCGGACCCAAAACTCGGGGCTGCCATCATGGCGAAAGCTCGTAGCTATGATATAAAAGTTATTGCTGTGGATGACCAGTTCGTCAATGCAAAGGGTCAGCCAATGACGACAGTTCCCCTGGTGATGATGGCGGCTACCAAAATTGGTGAGCGCCAGGGCCAGGAACTCTATAAAGAGATGCAGAAACGTCAGTGGGATGCCAAAGATACCGCAGTGATGGTGATTACCGCCGATGAGCTCGATACAGCCCGCCGCCGGACGACCGGTTCGATGGATGCCCTGAAAGCTGCAGGTTTCCCGGCCGCACAGATTTACCAGATTCCGACCAAATCGAATGATATCCCCGGAGCACTGGATGCCGGCAACTCACTGCTGGTTCAGCATCCGCAGGTTAAGCACTGGTTGATCGTAGGTATGAATGACAACACGGTGCTGGGCGGTGTCCGGGCGACCGAGGGCCAGGGTTTTAAAGCAGCAGATGTGATTGGGATTGGTATTAACGGAGTTGATGCTGTCAGTGAACTCTCCAAGTCTAAAGCCACCGGTTTCTACGGTTCCTTACTCCCGAGTCCGGACATCCACGGCTATAAAAGCAGCCAGATGTTATACAACTGGGTGACGAAAGGTCAGCAGCCTGCGGCCTTTACCGAAGTGACCGATGTGGTACTGATCACTCGCGACAACTTTAAACAGGAACTGAAGAAAAAGGGACTGATGTAA
- a CDS encoding uracil-xanthine permease family protein — protein MKTQRDTGLLYGLNEKIPTVPAIFTAIQHMLASIVGIITPPLIIGSTLGLNAYMPYLISMSLFASGLGTILQAGRFFSIGAGMICLQGTSFAFLGVIISGGMMIKGQGGTPEQILAMIFGCNLVAAIIPLIVSRFIHTFSRLLTPLVTGSVIVLIGISLIKVSISDWGGGFGAADFGSPHNLGLGALTLVVIVLMNCSRSPWLRLSGIVTGIVVGSVAAWLTGSFHPQFTSGGELLTVPVPFRFGVAFNLSVFIPIALVSLISIIEAVGDLTANCMLSKQPVEGPEFEKRIKGGILGDGVSCILAAAFSSFPNTTFAQNNGVIQMTQVASRYAGFWIGGIFVLLGLFPMFSHVLEQLPPPVLGGATLVMFGNVVAAGIRIMTRETIDNRGMLIIAISFGVGLGIEAQPDVIKELPAFARTLLQSAVTSGGILAILLNLVLPRSKHKAEVNTHIQNDSNTSISGETHV, from the coding sequence ATGAAGACTCAACGTGATACTGGGCTGTTGTATGGCCTGAATGAGAAAATACCGACCGTCCCTGCGATTTTTACCGCTATTCAGCACATGCTGGCCAGTATCGTCGGTATTATCACCCCGCCACTGATCATTGGTTCAACTCTGGGGCTGAATGCTTACATGCCTTACCTGATCAGCATGTCACTGTTTGCATCCGGTCTGGGGACTATTCTGCAGGCCGGGCGTTTCTTTTCTATCGGGGCGGGAATGATTTGTCTGCAGGGCACCAGCTTTGCGTTTCTGGGTGTGATTATCTCCGGTGGGATGATGATCAAAGGCCAGGGCGGAACGCCGGAGCAGATTCTGGCCATGATTTTCGGTTGTAACCTGGTGGCAGCCATTATTCCACTGATCGTTAGCCGCTTTATTCATACCTTTTCACGACTGCTGACCCCGCTGGTGACCGGTAGTGTGATTGTACTGATCGGTATTAGCCTGATTAAAGTCAGCATCAGTGACTGGGGCGGCGGTTTCGGGGCAGCAGATTTCGGTTCTCCGCATAATCTGGGTCTGGGCGCACTGACTCTGGTTGTCATTGTACTGATGAATTGCAGTCGCTCACCGTGGCTACGACTGTCCGGGATTGTTACCGGCATTGTGGTTGGTAGTGTGGCCGCCTGGCTGACAGGTTCTTTCCATCCACAGTTTACTTCTGGTGGAGAACTACTGACAGTGCCGGTTCCATTCCGCTTTGGTGTAGCGTTTAACCTGAGCGTGTTTATCCCAATTGCTCTGGTATCACTGATTTCGATTATCGAAGCCGTAGGTGACCTGACAGCCAACTGTATGCTGTCAAAACAACCGGTTGAAGGTCCTGAATTTGAAAAACGTATCAAAGGCGGGATTCTCGGTGACGGTGTCAGCTGCATTCTGGCCGCTGCTTTTTCCTCTTTCCCGAATACCACGTTTGCACAGAATAATGGCGTGATTCAGATGACCCAGGTGGCCAGCCGCTATGCGGGCTTCTGGATTGGCGGCATCTTTGTGCTGCTCGGCCTGTTCCCGATGTTTAGCCATGTACTGGAACAACTGCCGCCTCCGGTTCTCGGTGGTGCCACACTGGTCATGTTCGGTAATGTTGTCGCGGCAGGCATTCGTATTATGACCCGCGAAACTATAGACAACCGGGGCATGCTGATTATTGCCATCTCATTTGGTGTTGGTCTGGGTATTGAAGCTCAACCGGATGTGATTAAAGAACTGCCAGCCTTTGCACGCACCCTGCTCCAGAGCGCGGTCACCAGCGGTGGTATTCTGGCAATTCTGCTGAACCTGGTGCTTCCCCGCTCAAAGCATAAAGCCGAAGTAAATACTCACATTCAGAATGATAGCAACACTTCAATTTCGGGAGAAACTCATGTCTGA
- the araH gene encoding L-arabinose ABC transporter permease AraH, whose protein sequence is MTNSTSTPSATAPLAASSGQRLNRLWNNFGMLVVFALLFVVCAIFVPNFATFINMKGLGLAMSMSGMVACGMLFCLASGDFDLSVASVIACAGVVTAVVMNLTESMWIGVGAGLLLGCLTGLVNGFVIARLKINALITTLATMQIVRGLAYIISDGKAVGIDDDSFFSLGYANWLGVPAPIWLTILTMVIFGFLLNKTIFGRNTLAIGGNEEAARLAGVPVVRTRIIIFILSGLVSAAAGIILASRMTSGQPMTSLGYELVVISACVLGGVSLKGGVGRISYVVAGVLILGTVENAMNLLNISPFSQYVVRGAILLAAVIFDRYKQKN, encoded by the coding sequence ATGACTAATTCAACTTCAACCCCTTCTGCCACCGCACCGCTGGCAGCGTCTTCCGGGCAACGCCTGAACCGGCTATGGAACAATTTTGGCATGCTGGTGGTGTTTGCATTGTTGTTTGTTGTCTGCGCCATTTTTGTACCGAACTTTGCCACGTTTATTAATATGAAAGGCCTGGGACTGGCGATGTCGATGTCAGGCATGGTGGCCTGCGGGATGCTATTTTGCCTGGCTTCCGGCGATTTTGACCTTTCAGTCGCTTCAGTCATTGCCTGTGCCGGGGTCGTGACCGCGGTGGTGATGAATCTGACGGAAAGTATGTGGATTGGCGTAGGAGCCGGTTTGCTTCTGGGCTGTCTGACCGGGCTGGTCAATGGCTTCGTGATTGCGCGACTTAAAATTAATGCACTGATCACCACTCTGGCGACGATGCAGATTGTGCGTGGCCTCGCTTATATCATCTCTGACGGGAAAGCGGTGGGTATTGATGATGATTCGTTCTTCAGTCTGGGATATGCCAACTGGCTGGGCGTGCCGGCACCGATCTGGCTGACCATTCTTACGATGGTTATCTTTGGATTTCTGCTGAACAAAACGATCTTTGGCCGGAATACTCTGGCAATAGGCGGTAATGAAGAAGCCGCCAGACTGGCCGGGGTACCCGTTGTCCGTACCAGAATCATTATTTTTATCCTTTCCGGGCTGGTGTCCGCCGCTGCGGGAATTATTCTGGCCTCACGCATGACCAGTGGCCAGCCGATGACCTCGCTCGGGTACGAGCTGGTAGTCATTTCTGCCTGTGTATTAGGAGGCGTCTCACTAAAAGGTGGGGTAGGACGCATTTCTTATGTCGTTGCCGGGGTATTAATACTGGGTACCGTGGAAAACGCTATGAACCTGCTGAATATTTCACCATTTTCACAGTATGTAGTACGTGGTGCTATTTTGCTGGCGGCCGTTATTTTCGACCGTTATAAACAAAAGAACTGA
- the araC gene encoding arabinose operon transcriptional regulator AraC, producing MLHSPSGMLQKDPLLPGYHFNAWLVAGLTPITAGGALDFFIDRPEGMKGYILNLTISGKGRVFEGESGFNCEPGDMLLFQPQMAHYYGRAPESDNWFHRWVYFRPRAFWSNWLQWSTLQSGVGRLRLPESLQAEFNQLFINIEQVHNSGRPFAEEMSMNLLENLLLRAAEEDPRHQQQVRDARIVEACQFMTLRLASDLKIEDIARHVCLSPSRLAHLFREQLGVNLLRWREDQRIIRARLLLQSTLEPVATVAREVGYDDQLYFSRVFRKRVGVSPSDFRRRSHEDEAMLSAESHR from the coding sequence ATGCTGCATTCGCCATCCGGTATGTTACAGAAAGATCCGTTACTGCCTGGCTATCATTTTAATGCCTGGCTGGTGGCGGGGCTGACACCCATTACTGCCGGAGGGGCTCTTGATTTCTTTATAGACCGCCCTGAAGGTATGAAAGGCTATATTCTTAACCTGACTATCAGCGGCAAGGGTCGGGTTTTTGAAGGCGAATCCGGGTTCAACTGCGAACCGGGGGACATGTTGTTGTTTCAGCCACAAATGGCCCATTATTATGGCCGGGCGCCGGAGAGTGATAACTGGTTTCACCGTTGGGTCTATTTCCGTCCCAGAGCGTTCTGGAGTAACTGGTTACAGTGGTCGACACTGCAATCCGGCGTAGGCAGGTTACGGTTACCGGAGAGTCTGCAGGCTGAATTTAATCAGCTGTTTATTAATATTGAGCAGGTGCACAATTCAGGAAGACCGTTCGCCGAAGAAATGTCGATGAATTTGCTGGAAAATCTGCTGCTAAGAGCGGCGGAAGAAGACCCAAGACATCAGCAACAGGTTCGTGATGCCCGAATTGTTGAAGCCTGTCAGTTTATGACCCTGCGGCTGGCCAGTGACCTGAAAATTGAGGACATTGCCCGGCACGTTTGCCTGTCACCGTCACGCCTTGCTCACTTATTTCGCGAGCAACTGGGAGTTAACCTGCTGCGCTGGCGCGAAGATCAGCGGATTATCCGTGCCAGATTATTGCTGCAATCTACTCTCGAACCGGTGGCAACGGTTGCCAGAGAAGTGGGATATGACGATCAACTCTACTTTTCCCGGGTCTTCCGTAAACGGGTGGGAGTCAGCCCGAGTGATTTTCGTCGTCGCAGTCATGAAGATGAAGCGATGTTATCTGCCGAATCTCACCGGTAA
- the araG gene encoding L-arabinose ABC transporter ATP-binding protein AraG has translation MITSSAPLAFQGIGKSFPGVKALQDISFRCEQGQIHALMGENGAGKSTLLKILSGSYTPTEGTLILQGKPVAFSNTTEALQAGIAIIYQELHLVPELTVAENIFLGQLPRRGGLLNKKLLRQKAQQQLNALGMTLDPETPLKYLSLGQWQMVEIAKALARDAKVIAFDEPTSSLSARETEHLFRVLRQLRAQGKVVLYVSHRMEEIFALSDAVTVFKDGRYVCTFDDMNSLSHEQLVQAMVGRDIGDIYGYQPRPTGETLLRLNKFHAAGVKQPVSLEVRSGEIVGLFGLVGAGRTELLKGLFGASKILSGEVWLEGVKLRLSQPIDAIRSGILLCPEDRKADGIIPVHSVNENINISARREHLSAGWLVDNRWELQNAGQHIRGLKIKTPTGEQQIARLSGGNQQKAILGRWLSENHIKVMLLDEPTRGIDVGAKHEIYQLIYQLASQGVAVLFASSDLPEVLGLADRIIVMREGAIAGELSHDQATEPQALSLAMPVASGQPAVA, from the coding sequence ATGATTACATCCTCCGCCCCCCTGGCATTTCAGGGAATTGGCAAAAGTTTTCCCGGGGTCAAAGCACTGCAGGATATCTCCTTTCGCTGTGAGCAGGGGCAGATTCATGCATTGATGGGAGAAAATGGCGCCGGAAAATCGACGTTGCTGAAAATCCTTAGCGGCAGCTATACACCCACCGAAGGCACTCTGATTTTGCAGGGCAAGCCAGTAGCCTTCAGTAATACCACCGAAGCATTGCAGGCGGGGATTGCCATCATTTATCAGGAGTTACATCTCGTCCCTGAGCTTACGGTTGCCGAGAATATATTCCTGGGTCAGTTACCGCGGCGTGGGGGATTGCTGAATAAAAAGCTGTTACGACAAAAGGCACAACAGCAACTGAACGCTCTGGGGATGACGCTGGACCCGGAAACTCCACTTAAATACCTCTCTCTTGGGCAATGGCAGATGGTGGAAATTGCCAAAGCGCTGGCGCGTGATGCGAAGGTGATTGCTTTCGATGAACCGACCAGTTCGCTGTCTGCCCGCGAAACTGAACACCTGTTTCGTGTGCTTCGCCAGCTGCGGGCACAGGGCAAAGTGGTTTTGTATGTCTCCCACCGGATGGAGGAAATCTTTGCCTTAAGTGATGCTGTGACCGTGTTTAAAGATGGCCGTTACGTCTGCACTTTTGATGATATGAACAGCCTTAGCCACGAGCAACTGGTACAGGCGATGGTTGGCCGCGATATTGGTGATATCTATGGTTACCAGCCGCGCCCCACTGGTGAAACTTTGTTGAGGCTGAACAAATTCCATGCCGCCGGGGTAAAACAACCGGTTTCCCTGGAAGTCCGATCCGGAGAAATTGTCGGACTGTTTGGACTGGTCGGCGCCGGACGAACTGAATTACTGAAAGGGTTATTCGGGGCCAGCAAAATACTTTCCGGGGAAGTGTGGCTTGAAGGGGTAAAGCTCCGGCTGTCGCAACCCATTGACGCTATTCGCTCCGGCATTCTGTTATGCCCTGAAGACAGAAAAGCTGACGGCATTATTCCTGTTCACTCGGTCAATGAAAATATCAATATCAGCGCAAGGCGGGAGCATTTGTCAGCCGGTTGGCTGGTGGATAACCGGTGGGAGCTGCAGAATGCCGGGCAGCATATCCGCGGTTTAAAAATCAAGACACCCACCGGCGAGCAGCAAATAGCCCGGCTCTCTGGCGGAAATCAGCAGAAAGCTATTCTCGGCCGTTGGTTATCTGAGAACCATATCAAAGTGATGTTACTGGATGAGCCTACCCGCGGTATCGATGTGGGAGCCAAACATGAAATTTATCAGCTGATCTATCAACTTGCCTCGCAGGGCGTCGCCGTGCTGTTTGCCTCCAGTGACCTGCCGGAAGTGTTAGGACTGGCTGATCGTATTATCGTGATGCGTGAAGGTGCCATTGCCGGAGAACTTTCCCATGATCAGGCTACCGAACCTCAGGCGTTAAGCCTGGCGATGCCGGTGGCTTCCGGACAACCGGCTGTTGCCTGA